A part of Jiangella alba genomic DNA contains:
- a CDS encoding citrate synthase 2: MTEVKHGLEGVVAFETQIAEPDKEGGALRYRGVDIDDLVGRVPFGNVWGLLVDGAFDPGLPAAEPLELPVRTGDVRVDVQSSVATLAPLWGFQPLLDTSDDDARDQLARSASAMLSFVAQSARVGAGQEAVPEDVVAQAGSIVEQFMVRWRGEPDPRHTAAVDAYLTSAAEHGMNASTFTGRVVASTGADVAASLSAAVGAMSGPLHGGAPSRVLAMIEEIERTGDPVGYVKGILDRGERLMGFGHRVYRAEDPRARTLRRVARELGAPRYEVAEAFEKAALSELHERKPDRVLATNVEFWAAIVLDFAEVPANMFTSMFTSARTAGWCAHILEQKKTGRLVRPSAKYTGPGARTPDTVPGWSPAWAA, encoded by the coding sequence ATGACCGAGGTCAAGCATGGCCTTGAGGGTGTCGTAGCGTTCGAGACCCAGATCGCCGAGCCCGACAAGGAAGGCGGTGCGCTCCGCTACCGCGGGGTCGACATCGACGACCTGGTCGGCCGGGTGCCGTTCGGCAACGTGTGGGGTCTGCTGGTCGACGGCGCGTTCGATCCCGGCCTGCCGGCGGCCGAGCCGCTGGAGCTGCCGGTCCGCACCGGCGACGTCCGGGTCGACGTGCAGAGCTCGGTCGCCACGCTGGCGCCGCTCTGGGGCTTCCAGCCGCTGCTCGACACCAGCGACGACGACGCCCGCGACCAGCTGGCGCGCAGCGCGTCCGCCATGCTCTCGTTCGTCGCCCAGTCGGCGCGCGTGGGGGCCGGCCAGGAGGCTGTCCCCGAGGACGTCGTGGCGCAGGCGGGCAGCATCGTCGAGCAGTTCATGGTGCGCTGGCGCGGCGAGCCCGACCCCCGCCACACCGCCGCCGTCGACGCGTACCTGACATCGGCCGCCGAGCACGGCATGAACGCGTCGACGTTCACCGGGCGGGTGGTCGCGTCCACGGGCGCCGACGTCGCCGCGTCGCTGTCCGCGGCCGTCGGCGCGATGAGCGGCCCGCTGCACGGCGGCGCGCCGTCGCGGGTGCTGGCCATGATCGAGGAGATCGAGCGCACCGGCGACCCCGTCGGCTACGTGAAGGGCATCCTCGACCGCGGCGAGCGGCTCATGGGCTTCGGTCACCGCGTCTACCGCGCCGAGGACCCCCGCGCCCGCACGCTGCGCCGCGTCGCCCGCGAGCTGGGCGCGCCCCGCTACGAGGTCGCCGAGGCGTTCGAGAAGGCGGCGCTCTCGGAGCTGCACGAGCGCAAGCCCGACCGCGTGCTCGCCACCAACGTGGAGTTCTGGGCCGCCATCGTGCTCGACTTCGCCGAGGTCCCGGCGAACATGTTCACGTCGATGTTCACCTCGGCCCGCACGGCCGGCTGGTGCGCGCACATCCTCGAGCAGAAGAAGACCGGCCGGCTGGTCCGCCCGTCGGCCAAGTACACCGGCCCGGGCGCCCGCACCCCCGACACCGTCCCCGGCTGGAGCCCTGCCTGGGCCGCCTGA
- the pdxH gene encoding pyridoxamine 5'-phosphate oxidase, giving the protein MEEGLPRMRRRYTSGRLLERDLAPDPFDEFRAWLHDAVTMGMAEPNAMVLGTTGADGRPSSRTVLLKGIDDGAFVFFTNTASRKATEIAANPWVSLCFPWIAMERQVLVCGAASTVSREATLAYWLTRPRESQIGAWASHQSTVIGTREVLEASAAAVGERFPGEVPLPDFWSGYRVVPDTVEFWQGGVARLHDRLRYRRASGGEDSASGGQEDAWVVERLAP; this is encoded by the coding sequence GTGGAGGAAGGACTGCCGCGCATGCGCCGCCGGTACACGTCCGGGCGGCTGCTCGAACGCGACCTCGCGCCCGACCCGTTCGACGAGTTCCGCGCCTGGCTGCACGACGCCGTCACCATGGGCATGGCCGAACCCAACGCCATGGTCCTCGGCACCACCGGCGCCGACGGCCGGCCCAGCAGCCGGACGGTGCTGCTCAAGGGCATCGACGACGGCGCGTTCGTGTTCTTCACCAACACCGCCTCGCGCAAGGCGACGGAGATCGCGGCCAACCCGTGGGTGTCGCTGTGCTTCCCGTGGATCGCCATGGAACGCCAGGTCCTCGTCTGCGGCGCCGCCTCGACGGTGTCCCGGGAGGCGACGCTGGCGTACTGGCTGACCCGGCCGCGCGAGTCCCAGATCGGAGCCTGGGCCAGCCACCAGTCGACGGTCATCGGGACGCGCGAGGTTCTGGAGGCGTCGGCCGCGGCGGTGGGCGAGCGGTTCCCCGGCGAGGTGCCGCTGCCCGACTTCTGGAGCGGCTACCGGGTCGTGCCGGACACCGTCGAGTTCTGGCAGGGCGGGGTGGCGCGGCTGCACGATCGGCTGCGGTATCGGCGTGCCTCCGGCGGCGAGGATTCTGCCTCCGGCGGCCAGGAGGACGCCTGGGTGGTGGAGCGGCTCGCACCCTGA